A single region of the Cyanobacteria bacterium FACHB-DQ100 genome encodes:
- a CDS encoding coproporphyrinogen III oxidase: MEFNIPSSAYIHIPFCRRRCFYCDFPISVVGDQRNGSNFRTIVNYVDKLCQEIDQTTNLGEPLRTVFFGGGTPSLLSVSQLRQILERLDRQFGILPDAEISMEIDPGTFDLAQVQGFKSAGVNRFSLGVQAFQSDILKACGRTHTVEDIYHSIDLLHQAEIKNYSLDLISGLPHQTIKIWQDSLDRAIALSPAHLSIYDLTIEPQTPFGKQLKPGEKPLPSDELTADFYRFAQQKLTKAGFEHYEISNYAKPGYQCQHNRVYWENRSFYGFGMGATSFLNGDRVSRPRKLLEYYAWLEAPQLDSETTQAEHLLDSLMVGLRLQEGIDLKQLRERFGEGAIAQILDCLQPYKKVSWVEITPGRIKLTDPEGFLFSNVILTKLFARFDED, encoded by the coding sequence ATGGAATTTAACATTCCAAGTTCGGCGTATATTCATATTCCGTTTTGCCGCAGACGGTGTTTCTACTGCGACTTTCCGATTTCTGTAGTCGGGGATCAACGCAACGGCAGCAATTTTAGAACGATCGTCAATTATGTCGATAAATTGTGTCAAGAAATTGATCAGACTACAAATTTAGGTGAACCGTTAAGAACTGTGTTTTTTGGTGGGGGAACTCCTTCGCTTTTATCGGTTTCACAATTGCGGCAGATTTTAGAGCGGCTCGATCGTCAGTTTGGAATTCTTCCTGATGCGGAGATTTCGATGGAGATTGATCCGGGTACGTTCGACCTCGCGCAAGTTCAGGGATTCAAATCAGCCGGAGTCAATCGCTTCAGTTTAGGGGTGCAGGCGTTTCAATCTGATATTCTCAAAGCTTGTGGAAGAACTCACACGGTTGAAGATATTTATCATTCGATCGATCTACTTCATCAAGCAGAAATCAAAAATTACAGCTTAGATTTAATCTCAGGTCTTCCCCATCAAACGATCAAGATTTGGCAGGATTCTCTCGATCGCGCAATTGCACTTTCACCCGCACATTTATCGATCTACGATCTAACGATCGAACCGCAAACGCCCTTTGGCAAACAATTAAAGCCGGGTGAAAAACCTTTACCCTCAGATGAATTAACCGCAGATTTCTATCGATTTGCTCAACAGAAATTGACGAAAGCTGGTTTTGAGCATTATGAAATCTCAAACTATGCGAAACCCGGCTATCAATGTCAACACAATCGCGTGTATTGGGAGAACCGATCGTTCTACGGTTTTGGGATGGGCGCGACGAGTTTTCTGAACGGCGATCGCGTTTCTCGACCGCGTAAGCTGCTTGAGTATTACGCTTGGCTTGAAGCACCACAATTAGACTCTGAGACAACCCAAGCTGAGCACTTATTAGATAGTTTAATGGTGGGATTGCGATTGCAAGAAGGAATTGATTTGAAGCAGCTAAGAGAGCGGTTTGGAGAGGGTGCGATCGCTCAAATTCTAGACTGCTTACAGCCCTACAAAAAAGTGTCCTGGGTCGAAATCACGCCAGGAAGAATTAAGCTCACTGATCCCGAAGGCTTTCTTTTCTCAAATGTGATTTTAACGAAGCTATTTGCACGATTCGACGAAGATTAA
- a CDS encoding tetratricopeptide repeat protein translates to MSHAQDVEITLFFQKGLYLNKTKAYEAAVSSYEAALNLKPDYPDAWYNRGNSLYHLGRYEQAIDSYNQAIEYQPGFPEAWNNRGNALDELGRYDQAIKSYDQAIKYRADYYWAWYNRGISLRNLERYDDAVNSYDRAIEFKPDYYWAWYSRGLALRKLGQLERVVASYDRALELKPDFEESWTNRGNALYHMGNIDAAIESYDRALALRPDAATVWYNKACCYAIQGKADLAFEHLQRAIELSPEEYREMAQTNSDFAALRRDNRFLSILSVRPPREA, encoded by the coding sequence ATGAGCCACGCTCAAGATGTTGAAATAACGCTTTTTTTCCAGAAGGGGCTGTACCTGAATAAGACGAAAGCTTACGAAGCAGCCGTTTCTAGCTACGAAGCTGCGCTGAATCTCAAGCCCGACTATCCCGATGCCTGGTACAACCGAGGTAACTCGCTTTACCATCTGGGACGCTACGAACAAGCGATCGACAGCTACAACCAAGCGATCGAGTATCAACCCGGTTTCCCCGAAGCCTGGAACAATCGCGGCAACGCACTCGATGAACTAGGACGCTACGACCAAGCGATTAAAAGTTACGACCAAGCGATTAAATATCGCGCTGACTACTACTGGGCTTGGTACAACCGGGGCATTTCGCTACGGAACCTAGAACGTTACGACGATGCGGTCAATAGCTACGATCGCGCCATTGAATTCAAGCCAGATTACTACTGGGCTTGGTACAGTCGCGGCTTAGCGTTGCGAAAACTCGGACAGCTAGAACGAGTCGTCGCCAGCTACGATCGCGCGCTCGAACTCAAGCCAGATTTTGAAGAATCCTGGACAAATCGCGGCAATGCGCTCTATCACATGGGCAATATTGATGCGGCGATCGAGAGCTACGATCGAGCGCTGGCGCTTCGACCGGATGCCGCAACAGTTTGGTATAACAAAGCCTGCTGTTATGCGATCCAGGGCAAAGCGGATCTCGCGTTTGAGCATTTGCAACGAGCGATCGAGCTGAGTCCAGAGGAGTATCGTGAGATGGCGCAAACCAATTCGGATTTTGCGGCGCTCCGACGAGATAATCGATTCCTATCGATTCTAAGTGTCCGCCCCCCTCGCGAAGCTTAA
- a CDS encoding acetoacetate decarboxylase family protein: MNHPPAPWILKGHGFLTLHLIDFNVAAKVIPKNLEIVQVLPGKTIGGLVLGKYEPSSTLTYGELIAVAGLVRYGGKIGSWVSHIYVDDQSSIAGGRNIWGLPKEEAQFLWQPGGGAIVKQGDRTLCNLTQAWQFNLPRLNGQFDTYTQLAEELMRFESSAVGNLSIVNSRLEVPYSSPFANMIDSQPWMALKAESLEITIAAPVSVGAKVPMPV, from the coding sequence ATGAATCATCCACCCGCACCTTGGATACTTAAAGGTCATGGTTTTCTCACGCTGCATTTGATTGACTTTAACGTTGCCGCAAAAGTCATTCCTAAAAATCTCGAAATTGTTCAAGTCCTGCCCGGAAAAACGATCGGCGGCTTAGTGCTTGGCAAATATGAACCGAGTTCGACGTTAACCTATGGAGAATTAATCGCTGTTGCAGGTTTAGTTCGCTACGGTGGCAAGATTGGAAGCTGGGTCTCCCATATTTATGTCGATGATCAAAGCTCGATCGCAGGGGGTCGAAATATTTGGGGCTTACCGAAGGAAGAAGCACAATTTCTTTGGCAACCTGGCGGGGGTGCGATCGTTAAACAAGGCGATCGGACGCTCTGCAATTTGACTCAAGCTTGGCAATTCAATCTACCGCGACTGAACGGACAGTTTGACACTTATACCCAGCTTGCAGAGGAATTAATGCGGTTTGAAAGTTCAGCCGTCGGAAATCTTTCGATCGTCAATTCTCGGCTTGAGGTTCCGTATTCTAGCCCGTTTGCCAACATGATTGATTCTCAGCCCTGGATGGCACTCAAAGCCGAATCGCTTGAAATTACGATCGCGGCCCCAGTTTCGGTGGGTGCTAAGGTTCCCATGCCTGTGTAA
- a CDS encoding phosphatase PAP2 family protein, translated as MLVEIIRRLSERILTFWRRRVGHRITPLLTVVRLVGLVTAAIALWGFAELAETVMHDQTQAFDISVLFAIHRLQAPWLTPIMLFVTAIGDPMVLVIVAVIMSLVLLRHQRSQAMTIAIGGVGALGLNLLLKRLFERARPELWSRVVEVNFYSFPSGHAMLSIVMYGLFGYLLAKRYGKYRSLIVLLMSLLIALIGFSRMYFGVHWLTDIIAGYGAGFVWLMTCTLSLEVWQHRRELLKSEP; from the coding sequence ATGTTGGTCGAAATCATTCGACGATTAAGCGAAAGAATTTTAACGTTTTGGCGGCGAAGGGTCGGGCATCGAATCACGCCGCTATTGACTGTGGTACGTTTGGTTGGGCTTGTCACAGCCGCGATCGCGCTTTGGGGATTTGCAGAACTCGCAGAGACGGTGATGCACGACCAGACGCAGGCATTTGATATTAGTGTGCTGTTTGCAATTCATCGGCTTCAGGCTCCGTGGCTGACTCCAATTATGCTGTTTGTGACTGCGATTGGCGATCCAATGGTGCTGGTTATCGTTGCTGTAATTATGAGTCTTGTTTTGCTGCGTCATCAGAGATCGCAGGCAATGACGATCGCGATCGGCGGAGTCGGGGCGTTGGGGCTGAATTTGCTACTGAAGCGACTATTTGAACGAGCACGACCGGAATTGTGGTCAAGAGTCGTTGAGGTAAATTTCTATAGCTTTCCGAGCGGACACGCGATGTTGTCGATCGTCATGTATGGATTGTTCGGATATTTGTTAGCAAAACGTTATGGGAAATATCGTAGTCTAATTGTGTTGTTAATGTCACTTCTGATTGCGCTCATTGGTTTTAGTCGGATGTATTTTGGTGTGCATTGGCTGACAGATATTATTGCGGGCTATGGAGCAGGATTTGTGTGGTTAATGACCTGCACTCTAAGTTTAGAAGTTTGGCAACATCGAAGAGAGCTATTAAAATCAGAACCTTAA
- a CDS encoding NAD-dependent epimerase/dehydratase family protein — MRILIMGGTRFIGVYLTQLLVSQGHEVTLFNRGNKPAPAEGVKQIKGDRTNATDLKQLADLDFDAIFDNNGRELSDTQPLAELFKGRIQHFVYMSSAGVYLKSDQMPHVEGDAVDPKSRHKGKHDTESYLAEAGIPFTSIRPTYIYGAQNYNDLEAWFFDRIVRDRPVPIPGHGQHFTQFGHVKDLAAAMAKVLGNQSAIGQIYNVSGDRAVTFDGLARACAEAAGKDPSAIKIVHYDPKKFDFGKKKAFPMRTQHFFADIHKAITELDWKPEFDLVSGLKDSYQNDYLKTGRDKSEIDFSLDEQILA, encoded by the coding sequence ATGCGAATTCTGATTATGGGCGGGACTCGGTTTATTGGAGTCTATCTCACTCAGCTTTTGGTGTCTCAAGGGCATGAGGTTACATTGTTCAACCGAGGCAATAAGCCTGCTCCGGCAGAAGGCGTGAAACAAATTAAGGGCGATCGTACCAACGCCACCGACTTGAAACAGTTAGCCGATCTCGATTTTGATGCGATTTTCGACAACAACGGGCGCGAACTCAGCGATACTCAACCCCTAGCTGAACTGTTCAAAGGTCGGATTCAGCATTTTGTTTATATGAGTTCGGCAGGGGTTTATCTCAAGTCAGACCAAATGCCGCACGTCGAAGGCGATGCGGTTGATCCGAAAAGCCGGCACAAAGGCAAGCATGACACAGAATCTTATCTGGCTGAAGCGGGAATTCCGTTTACCTCGATTCGTCCGACTTACATTTATGGAGCACAGAACTACAACGATCTAGAAGCGTGGTTTTTCGATCGCATCGTTCGCGATCGTCCGGTTCCCATTCCCGGTCACGGACAGCACTTTACTCAGTTTGGGCACGTCAAAGACCTAGCGGCAGCAATGGCGAAAGTGTTGGGCAATCAGAGCGCGATCGGGCAGATTTACAATGTGTCTGGCGATCGAGCTGTAACCTTTGACGGTTTAGCACGCGCTTGTGCAGAAGCAGCAGGCAAAGATCCGAGCGCGATCAAAATCGTGCATTACGACCCGAAAAAATTCGATTTCGGCAAAAAGAAAGCATTTCCGATGCGGACACAGCACTTTTTTGCAGATATTCACAAGGCGATAACCGAACTCGATTGGAAACCCGAATTTGACCTCGTTTCCGGGCTAAAAGATTCCTATCAGAACGACTATCTCAAGACAGGGCGCGACAAATCCGAAATCGATTTTTCGCTTGACGAGCAAATCTTGGCTTAG
- a CDS encoding DUF2993 domain-containing protein, translated as MSDSPRPEENIFSEFAKLVVGTQLDEFRKVAVSARTNLVKLFQGEVENISFAGRNIVKDEIQVQEVEVQADQISVDPLSILLGKIRLSEPIDSHIRLVLSEDNLNRNMNSDYVKGFLQPIELNVEGKTVFLELKPPFSLRLLSNNRMRFTGDAIIRSARNIQTIGFSAVVCPRTEIEPIKMESFYCTPNDGQSIPLMIALMQWMQTLVSQPYLEFAGIAFQVKLLSIQNKELTTEIEIHASQMPTL; from the coding sequence ATGTCTGATTCGCCTCGTCCTGAAGAAAACATCTTCTCTGAATTTGCCAAACTTGTTGTAGGAACTCAGCTTGACGAGTTTAGGAAAGTTGCTGTGTCTGCAAGAACTAATCTAGTTAAATTATTTCAGGGCGAAGTAGAAAATATTTCTTTTGCAGGGCGCAACATTGTTAAAGATGAAATTCAGGTTCAGGAAGTAGAAGTTCAAGCTGACCAGATTTCTGTTGATCCGCTCAGCATTCTGTTAGGAAAAATTCGGCTAAGCGAACCGATCGATAGTCATATTCGACTCGTTCTTTCTGAAGATAATCTGAATCGAAACATGAATTCAGATTATGTTAAAGGCTTTCTTCAACCGATTGAATTAAACGTTGAAGGCAAAACTGTGTTTTTAGAATTGAAGCCTCCGTTCAGCCTTCGGTTACTAAGTAATAACAGAATGCGCTTCACCGGAGATGCGATCATTCGGAGCGCGAGGAATATACAAACGATCGGTTTTAGCGCTGTTGTTTGTCCGCGGACTGAAATCGAACCTATCAAAATGGAATCATTTTATTGCACCCCGAATGATGGTCAATCGATTCCACTCATGATTGCTTTAATGCAATGGATGCAAACCTTAGTTAGTCAGCCTTACCTTGAATTTGCCGGAATTGCGTTTCAGGTTAAATTGCTCTCAATTCAGAATAAAGAATTAACGACAGAAATCGAAATTCACGCGTCTCAAATGCCAACCCTTTAG
- the mnmE gene encoding tRNA uridine-5-carboxymethylaminomethyl(34) synthesis GTPase MnmE, translating to MSDTIAAIATAIVPEQGSVGIVRLSGSESVTIAQKLFHSPGRQIWESHRILYGFIRHPQTQRTVDEALLLLMLAPRSYTREDVVEFHCHGGIIAVQQVLQLCIEQGARLAQPGEFTLRAFLNGRLDLTQAESISDLVGARSPQAAQTALAGLQGKLAHPIRQLRATCLDILAEVEARIDFEDDLPPLDEAEIQAQFRHVLGEVTRILATADRGELLRTGLKVAIVGRPNVGKSSLLNAWSRSDRAIVTDLPGTTRDVVESQLVVGGIPIQVLDTAGIRETEDQVEKIGVERSRLAAQSADLVLFTIDAQTGFTKSDREIYEQVSDRPLILIVNKIDLAEVNGDLPSALQIVKTVASLNQGIDALETAILNTVQTGKIQAANLDLAINQRQAAALTKAKTALEQVQMTIANQLPLDFWTIDLRSAIQALGEILGEDVTESVLDRIFSRFCIGK from the coding sequence ATGAGCGACACGATCGCTGCGATCGCAACGGCTATTGTCCCCGAACAAGGAAGCGTCGGCATCGTGAGATTATCTGGTTCTGAATCGGTTACGATCGCTCAAAAACTCTTTCATTCTCCCGGTCGCCAAATTTGGGAAAGTCATCGCATTTTATACGGCTTCATTCGTCATCCCCAAACGCAACGAACGGTCGATGAAGCCTTATTGCTTTTGATGCTGGCTCCACGATCGTACACTCGCGAAGATGTGGTCGAATTTCACTGTCATGGCGGCATTATTGCGGTTCAACAAGTGCTACAACTTTGCATCGAACAAGGTGCAAGATTGGCGCAACCCGGAGAATTCACGTTAAGAGCATTTCTAAATGGGCGATTAGATTTGACACAAGCCGAGAGCATTTCGGATCTCGTTGGAGCACGATCGCCCCAAGCCGCCCAAACTGCTCTCGCCGGATTACAAGGCAAACTAGCACATCCGATCCGCCAGCTTCGTGCAACTTGTCTCGATATTTTGGCAGAAGTGGAAGCCCGCATCGACTTTGAAGACGACTTACCCCCGCTCGATGAAGCCGAGATTCAAGCGCAATTTCGTCATGTTCTCGGCGAAGTCACCCGAATTCTAGCGACCGCCGATCGTGGTGAATTGCTCAGAACCGGATTAAAAGTTGCGATCGTCGGTCGTCCCAACGTTGGAAAATCCAGTTTGTTGAATGCTTGGAGCCGCAGCGATCGTGCGATTGTGACGGATCTTCCTGGCACTACTCGCGATGTGGTTGAATCTCAGCTTGTCGTGGGTGGCATTCCGATTCAAGTGCTTGATACCGCAGGCATTCGCGAAACTGAAGATCAAGTCGAAAAAATTGGAGTTGAACGATCGCGCTTAGCCGCTCAATCTGCGGATTTAGTGTTATTTACGATTGACGCTCAAACTGGATTTACCAAGAGCGATCGCGAAATTTACGAACAAGTAAGCGATCGCCCCTTAATTCTAATTGTTAACAAAATTGATCTTGCTGAAGTGAACGGTGATCTTCCTTCAGCACTACAAATTGTGAAAACTGTGGCATCGCTCAATCAAGGAATTGATGCCCTAGAAACAGCAATTCTAAACACAGTTCAAACCGGAAAAATTCAAGCCGCAAATTTAGATTTAGCGATCAATCAACGTCAAGCGGCTGCATTAACCAAAGCGAAAACAGCGTTAGAACAAGTGCAAATGACGATCGCCAATCAACTGCCGCTAGATTTTTGGACGATCGATTTGCGAAGTGCAATTCAAGCTTTAGGTGAAATTCTGGGCGAAGATGTCACGGAGTCGGTACTCGATCGCATCTTCAGTCGATTTTGTATCGGTAAGTAG
- a CDS encoding Uma2 family endonuclease — MAETDFQREYLIYSVSVLDLYFQNQPNVYVSGNILIYYEEGNSKACLSPDVFVVKNQEKRKRRSYKVWEEGEKYPNFVLEITSKSTVNEDQGSKKGLYAFWGVEEYFQYDPTADYLKPQLKGFRLIEGNYFPIPQVPLDQPNDFSLRSEVLGIDLCLKNQDLKFFEAGSGIQLLGLEETESARRAAELRAEQEAQRAEQEAQRADRLAAKLRELGIEPEQL; from the coding sequence ATGGCAGAAACCGATTTTCAGCGAGAGTACTTGATTTACTCGGTTAGCGTATTGGATCTCTACTTTCAGAATCAGCCTAATGTCTATGTCTCTGGCAATATTTTGATTTACTACGAAGAAGGCAATTCAAAAGCTTGCCTCTCTCCGGATGTCTTCGTAGTTAAAAATCAGGAAAAGCGCAAACGTCGATCGTACAAAGTGTGGGAGGAAGGCGAGAAATATCCTAATTTCGTTCTAGAAATTACTTCAAAATCCACCGTTAACGAAGACCAAGGCTCGAAGAAAGGACTCTACGCTTTCTGGGGTGTCGAGGAATATTTTCAGTACGATCCCACAGCCGATTATCTCAAACCACAACTTAAAGGCTTCCGCCTGATTGAAGGAAACTACTTTCCAATTCCTCAAGTTCCACTCGATCAACCCAATGACTTCTCACTCCGAAGCGAAGTTTTAGGAATCGATTTATGTCTAAAAAATCAGGATCTCAAGTTCTTTGAAGCGGGTTCTGGAATTCAACTGCTGGGTCTCGAAGAAACGGAATCCGCTCGACGAGCGGCAGAACTTAGAGCCGAGCAAGAAGCACAAAGAGCCGAGCAAGAAGCACAAAGAGCCGATCGCTTAGCCGCAAAACTCCGAGAACTCGGCATCGAGCCCGAACAACTCTAA
- a CDS encoding universal stress protein gives MFRKILVALDHAETGQGVFEKAIEFAKVNQSQLMLLHVISPIDEGIPTPMYPMPDSLYPMQHEALIRSSAQLLSQAEAAGLDMLRARDAAATAAGVRCEFTQHVGDAGDTICTIARTWNADLVMMGRRGRSGISEFLLGSVSNYVLHHAPCSVLVVQEALVPTKTWVRTR, from the coding sequence ATGTTTCGGAAGATTTTAGTTGCGCTCGATCATGCTGAAACAGGTCAGGGCGTGTTTGAAAAGGCGATCGAGTTTGCAAAAGTCAATCAATCACAATTAATGCTGCTGCATGTGATTAGCCCGATTGACGAAGGGATACCGACTCCAATGTATCCCATGCCAGATAGCCTTTACCCCATGCAGCATGAAGCGTTGATTCGGTCTTCAGCACAGTTGCTTTCTCAGGCTGAAGCCGCAGGATTAGATATGCTGAGAGCACGAGATGCGGCAGCCACAGCAGCGGGAGTTCGATGCGAATTTACACAGCACGTCGGCGATGCGGGTGACACAATTTGCACGATCGCTCGAACCTGGAATGCAGATTTAGTCATGATGGGGCGCAGGGGGCGATCAGGCATCAGTGAATTTCTCCTCGGCAGCGTCAGCAATTACGTACTACACCATGCACCCTGCTCTGTTTTAGTGGTTCAAGAAGCATTGGTTCCGACTAAAACTTGGGTTAGGACACGTTGA
- a CDS encoding GNAT family N-acetyltransferase, with translation MLQTPVLLTSRLIVRLLQQNDTAAIVKYYTENRAFLEPFEPLRPANFHSREFWSQQIEKSLIEFGYDRSLRLFLFKKDDPRTVIGAVNFTNMSQGVLYSCNLGYSLAEKEQGHGYMNEALQAAIQYVFTDLNLHRISANYMPHNRRSANVLKKLGFVIEGYARDYLLINGKWEDHIRSSLINENWRPS, from the coding sequence ATGCTGCAAACTCCTGTTCTATTAACTTCGCGGTTAATTGTTCGATTGCTTCAGCAAAACGATACAGCAGCGATCGTGAAATACTATACCGAGAATCGTGCATTTCTCGAACCATTCGAGCCATTGCGTCCGGCTAATTTTCATAGTCGTGAGTTTTGGTCGCAGCAGATTGAGAAGAGCTTGATCGAATTTGGCTATGATCGATCGCTGCGCTTATTTCTATTTAAGAAAGATGATCCACGAACTGTGATTGGTGCAGTAAATTTCACCAATATGAGTCAAGGAGTTTTATATTCTTGCAATTTAGGCTATAGCCTTGCAGAAAAAGAACAAGGACATGGCTATATGAATGAAGCGCTACAAGCTGCCATTCAATATGTATTTACTGATCTGAATTTGCACCGAATTAGCGCAAATTATATGCCACACAATCGACGCAGCGCGAATGTTTTGAAGAAGTTAGGATTTGTGATCGAAGGCTATGCTAGAGATTACCTTCTGATTAATGGCAAGTGGGAAGATCACATTCGATCGAGTCTTATTAACGAAAATTGGAGACCGTCATGA
- a CDS encoding YdiU family protein encodes MTEFSPNPLLALNYEPAFERLGDEFSDRVSAAQFPQHILRFRNDDILAQLGLENVTDEHFIEAFGKFQGREPFLAMRYHGYQFGTYNPALGDGRGFLYGQVRAKDGELYDFGTKGSGRTPYSRGGDGRLTLKGGVREVLAAEMLHRLKVRTSRCLSLIETGEGLWRGDEPSPTRSSVMIRFNRSHIRFGTFERLDAINRKDLIAILLDHVIETYYPHLMSERDRYALFYAELVERVAQLVAQWMAAGFCHAVLNTDNMSITGESFDYGPYAFIPTYQPSFTAAYFDYYGRYAYANQAEICYWNLEMLQIPLRRVISEDDLKSGLSQFASHYEKAYQQRMLYRLGFDQLENSIASDLVYRTVQFLQSAQIDYHDFFWQITKQFDPSWSQNASSIFSQHETSNTELAQLFENWRQSYCQALQTLSRFEIDQIPARLNEYNSEVGLVRPEIEDVWNPIADDDNWQPFYDLLTRIRK; translated from the coding sequence ATGACTGAATTTTCCCCGAACCCGCTACTTGCTCTGAACTACGAGCCTGCGTTTGAGCGCTTAGGAGACGAGTTCTCCGATCGCGTTTCTGCCGCTCAATTTCCCCAACATATTCTCCGATTTCGCAACGATGACATTCTGGCGCAGTTGGGTCTAGAGAATGTAACCGATGAGCATTTTATCGAAGCCTTTGGCAAGTTCCAGGGACGAGAGCCGTTCTTGGCAATGCGGTATCACGGATATCAATTCGGAACCTACAATCCGGCATTAGGGGATGGGCGTGGCTTTCTATACGGGCAAGTCCGCGCAAAGGACGGAGAACTCTATGACTTCGGCACAAAAGGATCAGGAAGAACGCCTTATTCGCGGGGTGGCGATGGTCGATTGACGCTCAAAGGTGGCGTTCGAGAGGTGTTAGCGGCAGAGATGTTGCACCGCTTGAAGGTGAGAACTTCACGCTGTCTCAGTTTGATTGAAACTGGGGAAGGACTGTGGCGCGGCGATGAACCGTCTCCCACACGATCGTCGGTGATGATTCGGTTTAATCGATCTCATATTCGCTTCGGTACATTTGAGCGATTAGATGCCATTAACCGCAAGGATTTGATTGCGATCTTGCTCGATCATGTAATTGAAACTTACTATCCACATTTGATGAGTGAGCGCGATCGGTATGCGTTGTTTTATGCGGAATTGGTCGAAAGAGTTGCTCAATTAGTCGCGCAGTGGATGGCAGCAGGATTTTGCCATGCCGTATTGAATACCGATAATATGTCGATTACGGGTGAAAGTTTCGATTATGGCCCGTATGCGTTCATTCCCACCTATCAACCCAGCTTTACTGCCGCTTATTTTGATTATTACGGTCGGTATGCTTATGCAAATCAAGCGGAAATTTGCTACTGGAATTTGGAGATGTTACAAATTCCATTAAGGCGCGTAATTTCTGAGGATGATCTTAAATCTGGCTTATCTCAATTTGCATCACACTACGAAAAAGCGTATCAACAAAGAATGCTGTATCGATTGGGATTTGATCAGTTAGAAAACTCGATCGCATCAGATTTAGTCTACCGAACCGTTCAATTTCTTCAATCCGCTCAAATCGATTATCACGACTTTTTTTGGCAGATTACTAAACAATTTGATCCAAGCTGGAGCCAGAACGCGAGTAGCATTTTTTCTCAACATGAAACATCAAACACGGAATTAGCGCAATTGTTTGAGAACTGGCGGCAAAGTTACTGTCAGGCTTTGCAAACGTTAAGCCGCTTTGAGATTGATCAAATTCCTGCAAGGTTGAACGAATATAACTCCGAAGTCGGATTAGTTCGCCCAGAAATCGAAGACGTTTGGAATCCGATCGCAGATGACGACAATTGGCAACCCTTCTATGATTTATTAACTCGAATTCGTAAGTAA